The Aliidongia dinghuensis genome includes the window TCGAGGAGCTGAGCCTCGGCGATTTCGTGCTCTCCGGCGGCGAGCCGGCGGCGATCGCCATCCTCGACGCCTGCGTCCGGCTGCTGCCGGGCACGGTCGGAGCGCCCGAGACGCTGATCGAGGAGAGCTTCGAGGCGGGCTTGTTGGAATACCCCCACTACACCAGACCGCAGGTGTGGCGGGGGCGCGCGGTACCGGAGGTCCTCCTGTCCGGCAACCACGCCAAGATCAAGGCCTGGCGACAGGCTGCGGCAGAGGCGGCGACGAAGGGGCGACGGCCCGATCTGTGGGATCGGTACCAGGCCAGGACGGCCGCCCGCCAGAATAGCAATGGAACTGAACGCGCGACCGGCCCACTGGCCGGCGCCATCGAGGAAGAGGTGTAGAAATGAACCTTCTGCAGACGATCGAGCAGGAGCAGGTCGACAAGCTGGCCGCCGAGCGCGGCGTGCCGGACTTCATTCCGGGCGACACGATCAAGGTCAGCGTCAAGGTCGTCGAGGGCGACCGTGAGCGCATCCAGGCGTTCGAGGGCGTGTGCATCGCCCGCAAGAACGCCGGCATCAACTCGAACTTCACGCTGCGCAAGATTTCGTACGGCGAGGGTGTCGAGCGCGTCTTCCCGCTCTATTCGCCGCGGCTGACGGCGATCGAGGTGGTGCGCCAGGGCGACGTGCGCCGCGCCAAGCTCTACTACCTGCGCGGCCGGACCGGCAAGGCCGCCCGCATCACCGAAAAGGCCCGCTCGACGGCCGCCAAGGACGCCGAGTAAGCGCTTGTTGCATCCCGGGGCCAGCCGACCGTTGGCCTTGGGCGCGCTTCCTCAAGATCGCCAAATTCCGTGCGGGCAAGATGTCCCGCGCGGTATTGGGTGCTGGTGGTGGAGATCACATCCGCGCAACCAGAAGTGCGGTATGGTGATATTCGATAAAATACGATATAGTCCGCGCCCATTGTTAGGGTGCTTTTGATCGCATTGATGTTCTAGCACGGCGTCCAACTACTTTTTTTATGGGATCAATATTATGAGCGAAGTCCAGTCGCCCCAGCCGAAGCCCCCTGCGCCGCCGGAAGAGGTCGGGGCGGGTAAGTACGCGTTCGCCGCATCCCGCCGCAACTGGCTCAAGGTCGGTCTCGCCGCCGCCCCTGTCGTGCTCATGCATAACCGGCCGACCTTCGCATCGACGTCCTCGTGCCAGGCACCGTCGGCCTGGATGTCGATCACCGTGGCCAACAGGAACGGCGTCAGCCTGTCGCATCAGCCGAAGTCGTCCTGCAGCCTCGGCCGGTCGCCCGGCTATTGGAAGCAGGGCTACTGCGATAGCAACCCCTACGCACTGGTCTCGCCGCAGGCCGGCAATCATGCGGGCTGTTCCTATCCGGCCAGCGGCGCCACCTTTCACTCGATCTTCGGCGCCGGGCCGACCGCCACGTTCGGCACCCTCCTGTGGCAGAGCCCGGGCAGCACCGAGTTCCACTTCGTCGCCGCCTATCTCAACGCCGCCAACAGCGGCAACGGCTCGGCAGCCGGGATCACCAACTACCCGATCTCGAAGGGCACGGTCATCGCCATGTATGATGGCAATTACGTCGACTCGACCGGGACCCGCTGGAGCCAGGCGGACGGTCTTAACTACATCAAGAGCCTCGAGTCCTGAGCCCGGCTTTCAGGCAAGCAAGCCGGCCCGCGGCAGCACCTCGCGCCGCGGGGGTTTCGGCACATCCCTAACGACGCGTCCATGACGACATTGCGTCGCAGCCATTCGAAGCCAGCCCAATCTTTCCAAAACCGCACCGCACGCGGAACAAAAAATCCATTTTGCCGCCGGACGCCCGGGGTATCATCGCGCCTCTTTCAGCCCTGTGATACCGAGGACACCCGACCGTGGCCGCACCGCGCACGCTCTTCGACAAGATCTGGGCCAGCCATCTGGTCCATCGTCAGGACGACGGCACCTGCCTGATATATATCGACCGCCATCTCGTCCATGAGGTGACGAGTCCGCAGGCGTTCGAGGGGTTGCGCCTTGCCCACCGGCCCGTGCGCCGGCCGGACGCGACGCTTGCCGTCGCCGACCATAACGTGCCGACAACCGACCGGGCCGCCGGCATCACGGACGAAGAATCGCGCATCCAGGTCGAAACCCTGGAGAAGAATGCGGCGGCGACGGGCATCACCTATTTCGCGATGGACGACGTCCGCCAGGGCATCGTGCATATCGTCGGGCCCGAGCAGGGCTTCACGCTGCCGGGTACGACGATCGTGTGCGGCGACAGCCATACCTCGACGCACGGCGCGTTCGGCGCGCTCGCGTTCGGCATCGGCACGTCGGAGGTCGAGCATGTGCTGGCGACCCAGACGCTGATCCAGAAGCCGGCCAAGAACATGCTGGTCGAGGTCGAGGGCGACCTGCCGCCGGGTGCGACGGCCAAGGACATCGTGCTGCACATCATCGGGCTCATCGGCACGGCCGGCGGCACCGGCCACGTCATCGAATATGCCGGCTCGACCATCCGCGCGCTCGACATGGC containing:
- the trmD gene encoding tRNA (guanosine(37)-N1)-methyltransferase TrmD; translation: MTSRGTWAAAVLTLFPEMFPGPLGLSLAGKAMERGRWSLKTVDIRSFATDAHRTVDDTPFGGGPGMVLKPDVVDAALRAETTPGPRIYLSPRGRVVDQRRIRELVEGPGAVLLCGRFEGLDQRVIEEHALEELSLGDFVLSGGEPAAIAILDACVRLLPGTVGAPETLIEESFEAGLLEYPHYTRPQVWRGRAVPEVLLSGNHAKIKAWRQAAAEAATKGRRPDLWDRYQARTAARQNSNGTERATGPLAGAIEEEV
- the rplS gene encoding 50S ribosomal protein L19, with product MNLLQTIEQEQVDKLAAERGVPDFIPGDTIKVSVKVVEGDRERIQAFEGVCIARKNAGINSNFTLRKISYGEGVERVFPLYSPRLTAIEVVRQGDVRRAKLYYLRGRTGKAARITEKARSTAAKDAE